CCACTGCGTGGGTTGCGATGTCGATGGAGTTCTGGACGATGCTGCTGGCGCCGCCCGCAATATCGCCGCGAATCATGTCGCCGACGTTTTCTACGATGTCCGACGCCTTGTCGACGGCGTTGGTCGCGATGTCCTTCACCGCGTCTATCGCGTCTTTGGGATTAACCGCCATCGGAGTCTCCTAATCGTTGGGGGACTTTGCTCCGACTCTAGATTGTCAGTAGTTCACCAAGCCGCGCCAATAGTCCTCGGGGATCTCGGCGCCCGAGCGCAACACCCGCGCCAGGCCGATGGCCATCGCGATGCCCAACAGTCCCAGCCACAAACCGGCCAGTGCGATCACCGCCCACAGCACGGCGGTGATCGTCGGCCACGGCGACAGCATGGCCAGCACCGGAGCAAAGAAGAAACCGAGGCCGATGTACCAGGCCGAGCCGGCCCGGTCGGATGCCAGCACGAAGCGCAGCCACCGAGGAATCGGATTCTGCGGAATCGGATTCTGAGCCGACGGACGCTCGGGCATGGCCGTTATCCCGACGGCGGGAAGAACCCTGCGCCGGTGAACCATCCCTCTTGCCATCCCTGGGCGCCCAGGCACAACATCGGAAGCCCGGCCTCGGACTGCGCCGCGCTCTGCGGGCCGGGGCACTTGGCGCCGGCCTTCTGCACTCCATACAGCGGATAGGAGATCACCCAGTAGCCGGTGGTCGCCGGGGGGAACTGGTTGGGTGGCGGGAAATGGCAGGCCTCCGCCTGACCGCTGGGGCCGCGCCCGAAGATGAAGCGCTCGTAGTTGTCGCACGGCGCGCCCAACGACGCCTCATAGTTCATCCCGGGTACGTCGCCCTCGTAGCCGGCCGCCGCGTTCGGTGCCACTGTCACCGCCCCGGCCGCCACGGCGGTGACGGCGAGTAGTTCGCGAATCATGCGTCCACCCTTTGCCTACGCGTCACCTGGTCCGTCCATGCGCCGGGTGACCTGGATCAACAGCATAACTTTTGTGGTGCAGGCCACAAGTCCCACCGAGGCCCCACCGAGGCCCCACCGAGCGACGCTCACGCGCAACGCCGGTCCCGGCGACTGAACGTGTTGCAATTCGGCCGATCGAAGTTGTGCCAATGCTTCCCAACTGTGGTGTCGCGATGGTTTATTTGGCACAGGACATGCGACTAGAAGACTTCGTATCGAGGAGTGGGCCGTGTCAATTGATAACTCGACCACCAAGCCGGTCCCGAATCTGCCTCCCGGCTTCGATTTCACCGATCCCGACATTCACGCCGTGCGGTTGCCGGTGGAAGAATTGGCCGAATTGCGCCGCACCGCTCCAATCTGGTGGAACGAACAACCGGACGGTTGCGGCGGGTTCGACGACGGCGGCTTCTGGGTCATCTCCAAGCACAAGGACGTCAAAGAGGTCTCGCTGCGCAGCGACGTGTTCTCCAGTCTGGAGAACACCGCCCTGCCCCGCTACCGAGAGGGCACCGTGCGCGAGCAGCGTGAGACAGGCAAATTCGTGCTGCTCAACATGGACGCCCCGCAGCACACCCATCTGCGCAAGATCATCTCCCGCGGTTTCACCCCCCGCGCCGTCGAGCGGTTGCGCGACGACCTCAACGAGCGTGCTCGGCAGATCGTCGCGGCCGCCGCGGCCGAAGGGTCCGGCGATTTCGTCGAGCAGGTGTCGTGCGAGTTGCCGCTGCAAGCCATCGCCGGACTGTTGGGCGTGCCGCAAGAGGAGCGGATGAAGCTGTTCCACTGGTCCAA
This Mycobacterium simiae DNA region includes the following protein-coding sequences:
- a CDS encoding Rv1893 family protein, which codes for MAVNPKDAIDAVKDIATNAVDKASDIVENVGDMIRGDIAGGASSIVQNSIDIATHAVDKTKEVLTGGNYDVGEE